Genomic window (Syngnathus typhle isolate RoL2023-S1 ecotype Sweden linkage group LG19, RoL_Styp_1.0, whole genome shotgun sequence):
gtcacagtttgaagctatacaaaccgaggaggttacgcatccatggtgacgccactctctctacccgtgtagttaatagctggaaccgcctacccgaatcatgtatcacagcccagtcagaggaaagtttcaagcgaagtattgacgcagtgtttaaagtctgaaaggtgatgcttggtagcatcccttcaacgtccgggaagtgaaggagctgacaagggattcttccctctgctttctacctctcaatgaagtcaatgaagacTTGCACAACTGAAGTAAAGATCcgccttttttccctcgtgGATTTCCCTTTAGTGTTGTAGAACGGGCGACCCTCTAAAGGAAAACGAGCGTCCCAGGGCACCGCCCATGACATATGAACCTTATCTTCGCTGCTGCACTGCGACGTGAGTTACAGGCAAAATCAACAATAATGCTCAATAAAGTTCCTTTTTTCCACCGCAAGAATAACAGTCTGTATTTTACCGTACCATATTGCTACTAAAGTTGTTTGCGTGTAGCATGTTACTTGAAAAACATAATCGCGGCTGTCGAGAAAGGGTTTATTTAAATTAGCGAGTTATTTAGcttcaatatatatttttttccttactAAAACTGGAACTTAGGTTAATATTGCTTATTAAGTCACAGAGTTGGACTTTTGACCTCAGCCCGTGTTTTGAACATCGGCCAGTGTTCATTTTATAACTTTAAAGTAGGCTGCAGCACTCAAGATTTGTTTTTCCTTCCGGACTTCAAAGATTTAATCACTCGTTTAAAGTGTCACATGATGTCCGAATTCAAGTCATATCGATCGATCTCAATAACGGTCGTAGTATTAACTATTTTCATGCCCGTTGCCTTTATATGACTTGACTGGAATCCGGTTAAGCGTGTTATCCGCTGCAGGCGAATCATACTGGCATGACATGAAAAATGAATTTATGACTTTACTCCAACCATTGCATGAATAGCGTACAATACACCAAGGTatttaaaatgaccaaaattaACAAGTAGGACCGGTTCAAATGTGCATTAACTCGGCATCTAGGCAAGATGATAACTGTACCTAACCATGCAACACCAATTTGCACTTTAGCGCTGTCTTCAACTCATTTTATTGTCTTCTCATCCCTGTTTGTATCTCTCAGGTGGTGTGTATGTGAATCCATACGATGGCAGGAGTCGGACCCCCTCGCCCTGGAGTCCCCGATTGTGTAACCAGGGTGGCTTTGAACATCTCTTGTGAGAATCTGATGGACATGGATATCCTCTCAAAGTCTGACCCACAGTGTGTGTTCTACATGAGCTCATCTGGGAACAACTGGGTGGAGGTCAGTGTAATAAATTAATCAGCTCTGGTCTTGTTGGCTTCCTTTTTGATAACAAATATGTTGCATCTAAAATTACCCACGATGCAAACAGATGAgtttgatgggtttttttttaggttggtCGCACAGAGAGAATCATGAACTGCCTTAATCCAAAATTCTCCAAGACATTTGTTATTGACTACCACTTTGAGACGGTGCAGAAGCTGAAGTTTGAGGTGTTCGACATTGACGACAATGTCAACTGCAGTCTGCAAGATGCTGACTTCTTGGGCCAACTGGAGTGCACATTGGGACAGGTTTAcaattgttttcctttctgacAATGCACCAAAAATAAACAATACTATTGGTGTGCTTAGTATTAGTATTTACTGTGGACTGAATATGTGCtgacggttttttttttctcctgtccaGGTTGTGTCTTCGAGGACTCTAACAAAACCACTTGTCATGAGGGACAAAAGACCTGCAGGAGCGGGAACCATTACTGTGATTATTCAAATTCTGAGAGCTCATGTGTCtgattttaaaattatttttgtcaacACAATGCTCTTTCATATTTGACAGATACACGCCGAAGAAAGAACAGACAACAGGGTGGTGCGACTTGAAGTTGCAGCTAGAAGACTGGATAAGCAGGTATCAAGTTTTGTTTGAGGAGTATTAACATAAATACTTCAAGACATCTTTCTGGACTGTTTGGTAGCAAATAGTGCATCATGAACAAACTACCATTGATGTGTTTCAATATTTTAGGGTTTTTTTAGCAAGGCTGATCCGTTCTTGGAAGTCCACAAAGAGACAGAAAAAGGATGGCTGTTAGCTCACAGGACAGAGGTACACATCGTTACAATGTTTACTTTTTGGAAAGCTGACTTTTTTGAGAATTTCTTAATGAATGTTACTGTGTGTGGTTATGCAGGTGGTGAAATACAACCTGAACCCATCATGGAGAGCATTCCAAATCCCAATACAGGCACTCTGTGGAGGTGATGTGGAGAAATCTATAAaggtagtatatatatataattccaTAATCTGGTCTGTATGTAAAATGTGTAAtagattaataataaataaattaatattgcTCATCGTTGATTGCCACTGTTACATATTTGTTTCTATTGTaggaaaattattattttttcttaaacACAGAGGTATGGATGTcacttgaatatttttagaatcaatTATTGTATCACTCATTCCGTTGATTATTTTTATACAGTTATGCTATCATACCTGAGGTCATCACATCAACCTTTTGTCTCATCTGCTTCAATTGGCAAAATGCtgactgattttttattttttttgcatatggGGAATCAGCGATTTTACCGGCCTCTTCCTGTGTGTTTCCAGGTCGACTGTTACGACTTCAGGAGCAGCGGCTCACACAACTTGATCGGATCCTTTCAGACCACACTAAGCCAAATCCAACAGGCATCACAAACTTACGCGGTAAGACCAGGGTGCTCAAACTTGTTAtgcttatcttttttttttttctgttgatgGCTCAGACACATTTCTCCCAGTTTTGTAAATTGAATTTGTACTTTACATCTATATTTATTTTCCATCCCCAGGCTGAGTTTGAATGCATCGATAGGAAGAAGAAGCAGAGCAAGAAAAGCTACAAAAACTCTGGTATTATAGTCATTAAAAAATGCGAGGTACTCAAATTTTATTTCTTTCGTGATAAACAAGAATATCATCATAAACTATTTGAGTGTTTTTTTAACGCATATTTTCTATTTCACATGCAGATCGTGAAGGAGTATACGTTCCTTGATTTCATCTTTGGCGGCTGTCAGATTAATTTTACCGTGAGTTACAATTTTCATCCTTCTTTTCGTAACTCATCATTAATGAATATCTTGTAATATATTTGCAATTTGTTGATTGATCTATCAATTTGGGCCAGATTGCCATTGACTTTACAGGCTCCAACGGGGATCCAACATCTCCACAGTCGCTTCATTACATCCACCCTCATGGCTATAATGAGTACCTTTCGGCTATCATGGCAGTGGGTAATGTCATCCAAGATTATGACAGGTAATTAAGGATGTCTTAAATTATTAATACAGAATGTACATACTAGAAACTCACggaattctttttttgtttgttttatttgtgcagTGATAAGTTGTTCCCTGTGTTGGGCTTCGGTGCTCAGATTCCGCCTACATggcaggtgatttttttttcttcttctttttgatttcttttctgtttttattaGTATATCACACTCTTATTTGTCATACTGGATTGGCTCTGATCAATTGAATGAAAATTTCCAGGTCAGCCACGAGTTTCCTGTCAACTTCAACAATTCAAATCCGTTTTGTGAAGGTAATGAAAATCTAAACCTAATATTTAAatttagaacattttaaaacagACTACGAAACAAACATTTAAATTAGTTGTGCACAGAGTATTGCCTAGTAACAGTAACACCTTGTAGGATTGACGGAGTCTGATTATTATTACATTCTTGAAATTATTGAATTATTGATGACTGAATTATTGAAAACAAATCAGCTGTTAAACCACTGCCTTCGCAATAACGGTGAAAAGTAATGTAGTTCAGCTcacgagaaaaaaataaaacattctcaTGTTTAGGGGAAATTAGACTTTTTGAGTGAAAtttctctgctgtttttt
Coding sequences:
- the LOC133144031 gene encoding copine-3-like, whose product is MAGVGPPRPGVPDCVTRVALNISCENLMDMDILSKSDPQCVFYMSSSGNNWVEVGRTERIMNCLNPKFSKTFVIDYHFETVQKLKFEVFDIDDNVNCSLQDADFLGQLECTLGQVVSSRTLTKPLVMRDKRPAGAGTITIHAEERTDNRVVRLEVAARRLDKQGFFSKADPFLEVHKETEKGWLLAHRTEVVKYNLNPSWRAFQIPIQALCGGDVEKSIKVDCYDFRSSGSHNLIGSFQTTLSQIQQASQTYAAEFECIDRKKKQSKKSYKNSGIIVIKKCEIVKEYTFLDFIFGGCQINFTIAIDFTGSNGDPTSPQSLHYIHPHGYNEYLSAIMAVGNVIQDYDSDKLFPVLGFGAQIPPTWQVSHEFPVNFNNSNPFCEGIAGVVQAYQQCLPQVKLYGPTNFSPVINHVARFGCQALQQQSASEYFVLLIITDGVITDMDQTRDAIVKASRLPMSIIIVGVGRADFSAMEFLDGDDGLLRSAAGEVAVRDIVQFVPFRQFQNAGAAALAQSVLAELPDQVSSFFNLFGLKPPSDPNPS